From Syngnathus scovelli strain Florida chromosome 14, RoL_Ssco_1.2, whole genome shotgun sequence, one genomic window encodes:
- the rab3gap2 gene encoding rab3 GTPase-activating protein non-catalytic subunit isoform X2 — MSCCLLEFCRLQELKTVRDFLFHGQTEPVEKNQTAQNELSWDTDDWETAWESGTNKEQEATSVEESTELSARWMQDCVVSLSPCSDLLVVAHEQKAVFLSAKWRTDDGGREEMTLAVSWSGVLSTEEGERVSSTICIPLASQKRSSTGRPDWTCVVVGFTSGYVRFYTESGVLLLAQLLHEDQVLRLKCRTYEIPRHPGVTEQHEELSILYPAALVTIDGFSLFQSLRACRNQVARAAAAGSDAIQPPPLAYKKWGLQDMDSNVDHCSVGVMTLNVFDQMKNASILGGFNASIKGSPPAMSQYVTVGSGPYTGFYYAVEGSTQPHLSHVALAVASKLTSALFSAASGWLGWNKNKNEDETVQKHKPKVEPATPLGIRFGLPDSRRHGESICLSPCNTLAGVTDDFGRVTLLDLNRGIAIRMWKGYRDAQLGWLHVPEEQVSRESSFSTSLPRRHALFLVIYAPRRGILEVWAMQYGPRVGAFTVGKHCRLLYAGYRLLGVNSVTSQGWKIHTHQVCLLDPVTEALRTVNVPFHLALSDKKSEGAKDMHLLKKLTTILKSREMEPDILESETKSLLLDIKDSSIQKQALESLLSNKNIPVSCLTNITRALLSNLQQQAGEEVDPVLMQLCSSQLKLLQLYTDIQHMNSSADTEEHHEPLDSLDGIESDLARVTPTLQRYAKFNSRPSVCFVQDAPDAPLTAQAFLSQIECTDDGHLKLIQCSEAEWKQLGSFIFWACLCGKSSIHQICDKLQQAGISPQQLLSLLLNVWLQREKDVLQTPTECLRNLHALLVLLSNMEGSIEESWDPQSVSPWWQQCRNMLAQTHNSAAALLAAFVAHRAAKASITSKADSKLQSEWEAVSLELEQWVVCVRQLEDVLMLQTLLLVPPIVGSAGGPALLCSIKTLLEGGSGGITDNVSKWVFRHNLAPEQLNEVLQKPEDEDVGEDVKESQENADGTAGLLVALCKRFPHSLSPNLLFAHCCWEYVVQWNKDPEEGVHLCRAMEHLKLVSSPHIQLGICTMMWSTFLVKRFSAAAFLMEKVGKAPKDRLCRRDVGMGDKALTSFLGCCVQLLQVLMEADSAVAEVPPPELLVEEVWCGAEGPASIAELAMEQKGVHYPLVQHHCLLASLLHAALTFSLKVKPLSLFDSKGKNAFFRDLTTIQLMPSGDMDPALVLSRQEFLLRVLTAWVQSIDDASVADASARSRTPPSSGPRAEWWPSLCLELGGLLQVSPDNLRRHLVCQLYNQGLDSHAEEVMLEVEDKDVLGSQLLMITGQRLSYSLLRSQNQTQPAMELLARLPPTLCTWLKAMDPSELRCPLVPLHQTSRLVGRVIEMLPENHGQYSLALHLLEAVDVLTTED; from the exons ATGTCCTGCTGCTTGTTGGAGTTTTGTCGTCTCCAAGAGCTCAAGACAGTGAGAGACTTTTTATTCCACGGTCAGACTGAGCCAGTGGAGAAGAATCAAACAG CTCAAAATGAACTATCGTGGGACACGGATGACTGGGAAACAGCCTGGGAAAGTGGCACCAACAAAGAGCAAGAAGCCACATCG GTGGAGGAAAGCACAGAGTTAAGTGCACGGTGGATGCAGGACTGTGTGGTATCCCTGTCCCCCTGCTCAGATCTGCTTGTGGTGGCTCATGAACAAAAGGCTGTTTTTCTCTCAG CTAAGTGGCGAACAGATGATGGTGGCAGAGAAGAGATGACCCTGGCTGTGTCTTGGAGTGGAGTGCTCAGCACTGAAGAAGG AGAGCGTGTGAGCAGCACCATCTGTATACCACTGGCAAGCCAGAAAAG GAGTTCTACTGGGAGACCGGATTGGACATGTGTGGTTGTGGGTTTCACTTCTGGCTACGTCCGCTTCTACACAGAG AGTGGGGTTTTGCTCCTGGCTCAACTGCTTCACGAGGACCAAGTTTTAAGGCTAAAGTGTCGCACATACGAGATCCCTCGCCATCCCGGTGTAACTGAGCAG CATGAAGAGTTAAGCATCCTCTACCCTGCTGCACTGGTCACCATCGATGGTTTCAGCCTCTTCCAGTCACTGCGTGCTTGCAGGAACCAGGTGGCAAGAG CGGCAGCTGCTGGTAGTGATGCAATTCAACCTCCTCCCCTGGCTTATAAGAAATGGGGTCTCCAGGATATGGACAGTAATGTAGACCACTGTAGTGTGG GTGTCATGACACTCAATGTGTTTGATCAGATGAAGAATGCCTCTATTTTGGGGGGGTTCAATGCTTCAATCAAAGGCAGTCCTCCAGCCATGAGCCAGTACGTCACAGTAGGAAGCGGCCCGTACACTGGCTTTTACTATGCGGTCGAG GGAAGCACCCAGCCTCATCTTTCTCATGTGGCTCTCGCTGTGGCCAGTAAACTTACATCAGCCCTATTCAGTGCCGCCAG TGGTTGGCTAGGATGGAACAAGAACAAGAATGAAGATGAGACTGTCCAGAAACACAAGCCCAAGGTTGAACCTGCAACACCACTGGGGATCAG ATTTGGTCTCCCAGACTCTCGCCGCCATGGCGAGTCCATTTGCCTATCACCTTGCAACACGCTAGCCGGGGTGACGGATGACTTTGGTCGAGTCACTCTGCTGGACCTAAACAGAGGGATTGCAATTCGCATGTGGAAAG GTTACAGAGATGCCCAGTTGGGTTGGCTGCATGTTCCAGAGGAGCAAGTCAGTCGGGAAAGTTCCTTCTCAACTTCGCTCCCCAGACGCCATGCACTATTTTTGGTTATTTACGCTCCCCGCAGGGGAATCCTGGAGGTATGGGCGATGCAGTACGGACCTCGAGTGGGCGCATTTACCGTGGGCAAACACTGCAG GCTGCTGTACGCTGGTTACCGTCTGTTAGGGGTGAACAGTGTAACCAGTCAGGGCTGGAAGATCCACACACATCAAGTGTGTTTGCTGGATCCCGTCACAGAAGCCCTGAGGACTGTCAATGTTCCCTTCCACCTGGCCCTCAG TGACAAGAAGAGTGAAGGAGCCAAAGATATGCATTTGTTAAAGAAACTGACAACAATACTCAAGAGCAGAGAAATGGAGCCTG ATATTTTGGAGAGTGAGACCAAAAGCCTGTTGCTGGATATCAAAGATTCCTCCATTCAAAAACAG GCTTTAGAGTCTTTGCTGTCCAACAAGAacattcctgtttcatgtctcacAAACATCACGCGCGCCTTACTCAGCAATCTGCAGCAGCAAG CTGGTGAAGAAGTGGATCCAGTGTTAATGCAGCTGTGCTCCTCCCAGCTCAAACTGCTCCAGCTTTACACCGACATCCAGCACATGAACTCTTCTGCCGACACCGAGGAGCATCATGAACCT CTGGACTCCCTTGATGGAATTGAGAGTGATTTGGCACGTGTGACTCCCACCTTGCAACGATACGCCAAGTTCAACTCCAGGCCCAGCGtttgttttgttcaagatgcacCGGACGCACCTCTGACCGCCCAAGCCTTCCTATCGCAGATCGAATGCACAGACGACGGGCACTTGAAGCTTATCCAGTGTTCCGAAGCAGAATGGAAGCAGCTAG GGAGCTTCATCTTCTGGGCTTGTCTATGTGGTAAAAGCTCCATACATCAAATCTGTGACAAATTGCAACAGGCTGGCATCAGTCCACAGCAGCTACTC TCTCTGTTGTTAAATGTCTGGTTGCAACGGGAAAAGGATGTGCTCCAAACCCCGACAGAATGTCTGAGAAATCTTCACGCGCTTCTGGTTCTGCTTAGTAACATGGAAG GTTCCATAGAAGAGTCATGGGACCCCCAGTCTGTCTCACCTTGGTGGCAGCAGTGCCGCAACATGTTGGCACAAACGCACAACTCTGCAGCCGCCCTGCTGGCTGCTTTTGTCGCTCACCGTGCCGCTAAGGCCAGCATCACCAGCAAGGCGGACAGCAAg TTACAGTCCGAGTGGGAAGCAGTGTCTTTGGAGCTGGAGCAATGGGTGGTGTGTGTTCGTCAGCTGGAAGATGTACTGATGCTGCAGACGCTACTCTTAGTGCCGCCGATTGTTGGATCAGCAGGAGGCCCTGCGTTGCTGTGTTCCATCAAAACACTGCTGGAGGGAGGCTCAG GTGGCATCACTGACAATGTCTCCAAGTGGGTGTTCAGGCATAACCTGGCTCCCGAGCAACTAAATGAAGTCCTTCAGAAGCCAGAGGATGAAGATGTAGGAGAAGATGTGAAAGAAAGTCAAGAGAACGCAGATGGAACAGCAG GGCTGTTGGTGGCACTGTGCAAACGCTTTCCACACTCCCTCTCGCCAAACTTGCTCTTTGCTCATTGCTGCTGGGAGTATGTGGTGCAGTGGAACAAAGATCCAGAG GAGGGTGTCCACTTGTGCCGGGCCATGGAACATCTGAAGCTGGTTTCCAGTCCGCATATCCAACTAG GTATTTGCACAATGATGTGGAGTACCTTTCTTGTCAAACGTTTCTCTGCAGCAGCCTTCCTCATGGAGAAG GTGGGCAAAGCACCCAAAGATCGTCTTTGCCGACGG gATGTAGGAATGGGAGACAAAGCTTTGACCTCCTTTTTGGGATGCTGTGTCCAGCTGCTGCAGGTCCTCATGGAG GCGGACTCCGCCGTAGCTGAGGTTCCTCCTCCGGAGCTTTTGGTGGAGGAGGTTTGGTGTGGTGCCGAAGGCCCGGCCTCCATAGCTGAACTTGCCATGGAGCAGAAAGGTGTCCACTATCCCCTGGTGCAGCACCACTGTCTGCTCGCCTCCTTGCTACATGCCGCCTTGACTTTCAGCCTCAAGGTCAAACCCCTCAGCCTGTTTGACAGCAAG ggtaagaatgctttctttcGAGACCTGACCACCATTCAGCTAATGCCAAGTGGAGATATGGACCCAGCACTGGTCCTATCACGACAGGAG TTCCTTCTGCGGGTGCTAACCGCCTGGGTGCAGTCCATCGACGATGCGTCCGTGGCCGACGCGAGCGCGCGGTCCCGGACGCCGCCCTCAAGCGGTCCCCGGGCCGAGTGGTGGCCCTCGCTGTGTCTGGAGCTGGGCGGGCTGCTGCAGGTCTCCCCTGACAACCTGCGACGACACCTCGTTTGCCAGCTCTACAACCAAGGCCTGGACTCGCACGCGGAAGAG GTGATGTTAGAGGTGGAAGACAAGGACGTGCTGGGCTCTCAGCTGCTGATGATCACAGGACAAAGGCTGAGCTACTCGCTGCTGCGTAGTCAGAACCAAACACAGCCTGCTATGGAGCTACTAGCCCGCCTGCCTCCAACCCTGTGCACATGGCTCAAAGCTATG GACCCCAGTGAGCTGCGGTGCCCCCTGGTGCCTCTTCATCAGACCAGCAGGCTGGTGGGCCGCGTGATCGAGATGCTTCCAGAGAACCACGGCCAGTACAGCCTGGCACTGCACCTATTAGAAGCCGTGGATGTCCTTACAACGGAAGACTGA
- the rab3gap2 gene encoding rab3 GTPase-activating protein non-catalytic subunit isoform X1 — protein sequence MSCCLLEFCRLQELKTVRDFLFHGQTEPVEKNQTAQNELSWDTDDWETAWESGTNKEQEATSATSVEESTELSARWMQDCVVSLSPCSDLLVVAHEQKAVFLSAKWRTDDGGREEMTLAVSWSGVLSTEEGERVSSTICIPLASQKRSSTGRPDWTCVVVGFTSGYVRFYTESGVLLLAQLLHEDQVLRLKCRTYEIPRHPGVTEQHEELSILYPAALVTIDGFSLFQSLRACRNQVARAAAAGSDAIQPPPLAYKKWGLQDMDSNVDHCSVGVMTLNVFDQMKNASILGGFNASIKGSPPAMSQYVTVGSGPYTGFYYAVEGSTQPHLSHVALAVASKLTSALFSAASGWLGWNKNKNEDETVQKHKPKVEPATPLGIRFGLPDSRRHGESICLSPCNTLAGVTDDFGRVTLLDLNRGIAIRMWKGYRDAQLGWLHVPEEQVSRESSFSTSLPRRHALFLVIYAPRRGILEVWAMQYGPRVGAFTVGKHCRLLYAGYRLLGVNSVTSQGWKIHTHQVCLLDPVTEALRTVNVPFHLALSDKKSEGAKDMHLLKKLTTILKSREMEPDILESETKSLLLDIKDSSIQKQALESLLSNKNIPVSCLTNITRALLSNLQQQAGEEVDPVLMQLCSSQLKLLQLYTDIQHMNSSADTEEHHEPLDSLDGIESDLARVTPTLQRYAKFNSRPSVCFVQDAPDAPLTAQAFLSQIECTDDGHLKLIQCSEAEWKQLGSFIFWACLCGKSSIHQICDKLQQAGISPQQLLSLLLNVWLQREKDVLQTPTECLRNLHALLVLLSNMEGSIEESWDPQSVSPWWQQCRNMLAQTHNSAAALLAAFVAHRAAKASITSKADSKLQSEWEAVSLELEQWVVCVRQLEDVLMLQTLLLVPPIVGSAGGPALLCSIKTLLEGGSGGITDNVSKWVFRHNLAPEQLNEVLQKPEDEDVGEDVKESQENADGTAGLLVALCKRFPHSLSPNLLFAHCCWEYVVQWNKDPEEGVHLCRAMEHLKLVSSPHIQLGICTMMWSTFLVKRFSAAAFLMEKVGKAPKDRLCRRDVGMGDKALTSFLGCCVQLLQVLMEADSAVAEVPPPELLVEEVWCGAEGPASIAELAMEQKGVHYPLVQHHCLLASLLHAALTFSLKVKPLSLFDSKGKNAFFRDLTTIQLMPSGDMDPALVLSRQEFLLRVLTAWVQSIDDASVADASARSRTPPSSGPRAEWWPSLCLELGGLLQVSPDNLRRHLVCQLYNQGLDSHAEEVMLEVEDKDVLGSQLLMITGQRLSYSLLRSQNQTQPAMELLARLPPTLCTWLKAMDPSELRCPLVPLHQTSRLVGRVIEMLPENHGQYSLALHLLEAVDVLTTED from the exons ATGTCCTGCTGCTTGTTGGAGTTTTGTCGTCTCCAAGAGCTCAAGACAGTGAGAGACTTTTTATTCCACGGTCAGACTGAGCCAGTGGAGAAGAATCAAACAG CTCAAAATGAACTATCGTGGGACACGGATGACTGGGAAACAGCCTGGGAAAGTGGCACCAACAAAGAGCAAGAAGCCACATCGGCCACATCG GTGGAGGAAAGCACAGAGTTAAGTGCACGGTGGATGCAGGACTGTGTGGTATCCCTGTCCCCCTGCTCAGATCTGCTTGTGGTGGCTCATGAACAAAAGGCTGTTTTTCTCTCAG CTAAGTGGCGAACAGATGATGGTGGCAGAGAAGAGATGACCCTGGCTGTGTCTTGGAGTGGAGTGCTCAGCACTGAAGAAGG AGAGCGTGTGAGCAGCACCATCTGTATACCACTGGCAAGCCAGAAAAG GAGTTCTACTGGGAGACCGGATTGGACATGTGTGGTTGTGGGTTTCACTTCTGGCTACGTCCGCTTCTACACAGAG AGTGGGGTTTTGCTCCTGGCTCAACTGCTTCACGAGGACCAAGTTTTAAGGCTAAAGTGTCGCACATACGAGATCCCTCGCCATCCCGGTGTAACTGAGCAG CATGAAGAGTTAAGCATCCTCTACCCTGCTGCACTGGTCACCATCGATGGTTTCAGCCTCTTCCAGTCACTGCGTGCTTGCAGGAACCAGGTGGCAAGAG CGGCAGCTGCTGGTAGTGATGCAATTCAACCTCCTCCCCTGGCTTATAAGAAATGGGGTCTCCAGGATATGGACAGTAATGTAGACCACTGTAGTGTGG GTGTCATGACACTCAATGTGTTTGATCAGATGAAGAATGCCTCTATTTTGGGGGGGTTCAATGCTTCAATCAAAGGCAGTCCTCCAGCCATGAGCCAGTACGTCACAGTAGGAAGCGGCCCGTACACTGGCTTTTACTATGCGGTCGAG GGAAGCACCCAGCCTCATCTTTCTCATGTGGCTCTCGCTGTGGCCAGTAAACTTACATCAGCCCTATTCAGTGCCGCCAG TGGTTGGCTAGGATGGAACAAGAACAAGAATGAAGATGAGACTGTCCAGAAACACAAGCCCAAGGTTGAACCTGCAACACCACTGGGGATCAG ATTTGGTCTCCCAGACTCTCGCCGCCATGGCGAGTCCATTTGCCTATCACCTTGCAACACGCTAGCCGGGGTGACGGATGACTTTGGTCGAGTCACTCTGCTGGACCTAAACAGAGGGATTGCAATTCGCATGTGGAAAG GTTACAGAGATGCCCAGTTGGGTTGGCTGCATGTTCCAGAGGAGCAAGTCAGTCGGGAAAGTTCCTTCTCAACTTCGCTCCCCAGACGCCATGCACTATTTTTGGTTATTTACGCTCCCCGCAGGGGAATCCTGGAGGTATGGGCGATGCAGTACGGACCTCGAGTGGGCGCATTTACCGTGGGCAAACACTGCAG GCTGCTGTACGCTGGTTACCGTCTGTTAGGGGTGAACAGTGTAACCAGTCAGGGCTGGAAGATCCACACACATCAAGTGTGTTTGCTGGATCCCGTCACAGAAGCCCTGAGGACTGTCAATGTTCCCTTCCACCTGGCCCTCAG TGACAAGAAGAGTGAAGGAGCCAAAGATATGCATTTGTTAAAGAAACTGACAACAATACTCAAGAGCAGAGAAATGGAGCCTG ATATTTTGGAGAGTGAGACCAAAAGCCTGTTGCTGGATATCAAAGATTCCTCCATTCAAAAACAG GCTTTAGAGTCTTTGCTGTCCAACAAGAacattcctgtttcatgtctcacAAACATCACGCGCGCCTTACTCAGCAATCTGCAGCAGCAAG CTGGTGAAGAAGTGGATCCAGTGTTAATGCAGCTGTGCTCCTCCCAGCTCAAACTGCTCCAGCTTTACACCGACATCCAGCACATGAACTCTTCTGCCGACACCGAGGAGCATCATGAACCT CTGGACTCCCTTGATGGAATTGAGAGTGATTTGGCACGTGTGACTCCCACCTTGCAACGATACGCCAAGTTCAACTCCAGGCCCAGCGtttgttttgttcaagatgcacCGGACGCACCTCTGACCGCCCAAGCCTTCCTATCGCAGATCGAATGCACAGACGACGGGCACTTGAAGCTTATCCAGTGTTCCGAAGCAGAATGGAAGCAGCTAG GGAGCTTCATCTTCTGGGCTTGTCTATGTGGTAAAAGCTCCATACATCAAATCTGTGACAAATTGCAACAGGCTGGCATCAGTCCACAGCAGCTACTC TCTCTGTTGTTAAATGTCTGGTTGCAACGGGAAAAGGATGTGCTCCAAACCCCGACAGAATGTCTGAGAAATCTTCACGCGCTTCTGGTTCTGCTTAGTAACATGGAAG GTTCCATAGAAGAGTCATGGGACCCCCAGTCTGTCTCACCTTGGTGGCAGCAGTGCCGCAACATGTTGGCACAAACGCACAACTCTGCAGCCGCCCTGCTGGCTGCTTTTGTCGCTCACCGTGCCGCTAAGGCCAGCATCACCAGCAAGGCGGACAGCAAg TTACAGTCCGAGTGGGAAGCAGTGTCTTTGGAGCTGGAGCAATGGGTGGTGTGTGTTCGTCAGCTGGAAGATGTACTGATGCTGCAGACGCTACTCTTAGTGCCGCCGATTGTTGGATCAGCAGGAGGCCCTGCGTTGCTGTGTTCCATCAAAACACTGCTGGAGGGAGGCTCAG GTGGCATCACTGACAATGTCTCCAAGTGGGTGTTCAGGCATAACCTGGCTCCCGAGCAACTAAATGAAGTCCTTCAGAAGCCAGAGGATGAAGATGTAGGAGAAGATGTGAAAGAAAGTCAAGAGAACGCAGATGGAACAGCAG GGCTGTTGGTGGCACTGTGCAAACGCTTTCCACACTCCCTCTCGCCAAACTTGCTCTTTGCTCATTGCTGCTGGGAGTATGTGGTGCAGTGGAACAAAGATCCAGAG GAGGGTGTCCACTTGTGCCGGGCCATGGAACATCTGAAGCTGGTTTCCAGTCCGCATATCCAACTAG GTATTTGCACAATGATGTGGAGTACCTTTCTTGTCAAACGTTTCTCTGCAGCAGCCTTCCTCATGGAGAAG GTGGGCAAAGCACCCAAAGATCGTCTTTGCCGACGG gATGTAGGAATGGGAGACAAAGCTTTGACCTCCTTTTTGGGATGCTGTGTCCAGCTGCTGCAGGTCCTCATGGAG GCGGACTCCGCCGTAGCTGAGGTTCCTCCTCCGGAGCTTTTGGTGGAGGAGGTTTGGTGTGGTGCCGAAGGCCCGGCCTCCATAGCTGAACTTGCCATGGAGCAGAAAGGTGTCCACTATCCCCTGGTGCAGCACCACTGTCTGCTCGCCTCCTTGCTACATGCCGCCTTGACTTTCAGCCTCAAGGTCAAACCCCTCAGCCTGTTTGACAGCAAG ggtaagaatgctttctttcGAGACCTGACCACCATTCAGCTAATGCCAAGTGGAGATATGGACCCAGCACTGGTCCTATCACGACAGGAG TTCCTTCTGCGGGTGCTAACCGCCTGGGTGCAGTCCATCGACGATGCGTCCGTGGCCGACGCGAGCGCGCGGTCCCGGACGCCGCCCTCAAGCGGTCCCCGGGCCGAGTGGTGGCCCTCGCTGTGTCTGGAGCTGGGCGGGCTGCTGCAGGTCTCCCCTGACAACCTGCGACGACACCTCGTTTGCCAGCTCTACAACCAAGGCCTGGACTCGCACGCGGAAGAG GTGATGTTAGAGGTGGAAGACAAGGACGTGCTGGGCTCTCAGCTGCTGATGATCACAGGACAAAGGCTGAGCTACTCGCTGCTGCGTAGTCAGAACCAAACACAGCCTGCTATGGAGCTACTAGCCCGCCTGCCTCCAACCCTGTGCACATGGCTCAAAGCTATG GACCCCAGTGAGCTGCGGTGCCCCCTGGTGCCTCTTCATCAGACCAGCAGGCTGGTGGGCCGCGTGATCGAGATGCTTCCAGAGAACCACGGCCAGTACAGCCTGGCACTGCACCTATTAGAAGCCGTGGATGTCCTTACAACGGAAGACTGA
- the kcnk5a gene encoding potassium channel subfamily K member 5a: MVDKGPLLTSAIIFYLSIGAAIFQVLEEPNWKLAAKHYKRQKENLLKDFPCLTKDDLEKILQIVSDAAGQGVTITGNKTFNNWNWPNAVIFAATVITTIGYGNIAPKTVVGRMFCIFYGLFGVPLCLTWISELGKFFGGRAKHIGHFLTKKGFSLRKSQFTCTAIFLLWGLLIHLVLPPFVFMSQEGWTYVEGLYFSFVTLTTIGFGDLVAGVDPTKNYPTLYRYFVEVWIYLGLAWLSLFFNWKVRMVIEAHKALKKRRKLRKLSLDELRHYKESHKAAPRLPPTPNDVNIFRFLSKKQEGYNDLIKQIGTKNEKQLDSSAGNAINKAKAKAKDMARSKSCSDSTTFNGHTILCLDRSPRQKRRYSFSDRVTVAFSKSKNYLLGSDNGLLLTEEHGDRDVELDQDQVLENQLDKDVDQDGGGGGHCGRTTRRTWASKEYQSLTFQNANITFIDEENFLGNNLEEEEEEEEEDDSKAKLSITTCDENIETVSKEEQSSESDGSVFASDVFEHGCSYETLVEEYAKEDNTEP, from the exons ATGGTGGATAAGGGCCCATTGTTGACTTCTGCAATTATTTTCTACCTGTCCATTGGGGCAGCTATTTTTCAAGTTCTGGAAGAGCCCAACTGGAAGCTGGCCGCAAAGCACTACAAACGGCAGAAGGAAAACTTACTTAAGGACTTCCCTTGTCTGACAAAAGATGACTTGGAGAAAATATTGCAG ATCGTTTCCGATGCTGCCGGCCAAGGAGTCACTATAACTGGCAACAAGACGTTCAACAACTGGAACTGGCCAAATGCTGTCATTTTTGCTGCCACAGTCATAACTACTATAG gaTATGGAAACATTGCTCCCAAAACAGTAGTGGGCCGTATGTTTTGCATCTTCTATGGGCTCTTTGGTGTGCCTTTGTGTCTTACTTGGATCAGCGAGCTTGGGAAGTTCTTTGGTGGACGAGCCAAGCACATTGGTCATTTTCTCACCAAGAAAGGATTTTCACTG CGAAAGTCTCAATTTACCTGCACGGCTATTTTTCTTCTCTGGGGGTTGCTGATTCATTTAGTCCTTCCACCTTTTGTGTTCATGTCCCAGGAGGGTTGGACCTATGTTGAAGGCTTGTACTTCTCGTTTGTCACCTTAACTACGATCGGATTTGGTGACTTGGTAGCAG GTGTGGACCCTACCAAAAACTATCCCACTTTATACCGCTACTTTGTGGAGGTTTGGATTTATCTGGGCTTGGCTTGGCTCTCTTTATTCTTCAACTGGAAAGTGCGAATGGTGATCGAGGCTCACAAAGCGCTAAAGAAACGCCGCAAGTTACGCAAACTATCCCTGGACGAGCTGCGGCACTATAAAGAATCTCACAAAGCCGCGCCTCGTCTGCCGCCCACCCCCAATGACGTCAACATCTTCAGATTCCTGTCCAAAAAGCAGGAAGGCTACAACGACCTGATCAAGCAGATTGGCACTAAAAATGAAAAGCAACTCGACTCCAGCGCGGGGAACGCCATCAACAAGGCAAAAGCCAAAGCCAAAGATATGGCTCGCTCCAAGAGCTGCAGTGATAGCACCACCTTTAATGGCCACACCATTCTCTGCTTAGACCGTTCGCCACGGCAGAAAAGAAGATATAGCTTCAGTGATCGTGTCACagttgccttctccaagtccaaaaACTACCTCCTGGGCTCTGATAATGGTTTGCTGCTAACAGAGGAACATGGCGATAGGGATGTTGAACTCGACCAGGATCAAGTATTGGAAAACCAGCTTGACAAAGATGTGGATCAGGATGGTGGAGGTGGAGGACATTGTGGGAGAACGACTCGAAGGACATGGGCTTCTAAAGAATACCAATCTCTCACATTCCAAAatgcaaacattactttcattgATGAGGAAAACTTTCTTGGCAATAAtctagaggaggaggaggaagaggaggaggaggatgattcCAAAGCAAAACTTTCTATAACAACATGCGATGAAAACATTGAAACCGTCTCCAAGGAAGAGCAAAGTTCCGAGTCGGACGGCTCGGTTTTTGCCAGTGATGTTTTTGAACACGGCTGCTCTTACGAGACTCTTGTTGAGGAATATGCAAAAGAAGACAATACAGAACCTTAG
- the kcnk17 gene encoding potassium channel subfamily K member 17, translating to MGIKEMFSLARVPSILLLGVLYVIYVLIGGVVFWKLEGDLGEKDIGLLLVNKQKLLLTYPCLDRGGLEEVVQVIQDASKVGLSLKSNSTADGFWKFKSSAVFAATVVTTIGYGNMSPRSTSGQIFCVFFALFGIPLNVVVLNRVGKYMLVLEQNICDFLEGKTGRRRCSRFFVHSVSYLSGAVLFFIVPMLVFQLHEGWSYSQAIYYCFITLSTIGFGDFVADSNPDKVYPEWYNVLMASWIFFGLAWLALVINHCIDILERFNRYVKLRWGGCKQEERENHDTQPEGEDELKQPPSTQ from the exons ATGGGAATAAAAGAAATGTTCAGTTTGGCCCGAGTGCCTTCCATCCTTCTGTTAGGGGTGCTTTATGTCATCTACGTGCTCATTGGAGGGGTGGTATTTTGGAAGTTGGAGGGCGATCTCGGGGAGAAGGACATCGGTCTCTTATTGGTAAACAAACAGAAGCTGCTGTTGACGTACCCATGTCTGGACCGAGGCGGTCTTGAAGAGGTGGTTCAG GTTATTCAAGATGCATCCAAAGTGGGCCTGAGTTTGAAAAGCAACAGCACCGCAGATGGATTTTGGAAATTCAAAAGCTCCGCTGTTTTTGCCGCCACTGTGGTCACAACAATAG GTTACGGAAACATGAGTCCCAGATCCACCAGTGGTCAGATCTTCTGTGTGTTCTTCGCCCTTTTTGGCATCCCCCTCAATGTGGTGGTGCTCAACAGGGTGGGCAAGTACATGCTCGTCCTTGAGCAAAACATCTGCGACTTCCTTGAGGGCAAAACTGGCCGACGG AGGTGTTCGCGCTTCTTCGTCCACTCGGTGTCCTACCTGTCCGGAGCCGTCCTCTTCTTCATTGTTCCCATGCTAGTATTCCAGCTTCATGAAGGTTGGTCCTACTCACAGGCCATCTACTACTGCTTCATCACCCTGAGCACCATTGGATTTGGAGACTTTGTGGCTG ATAGTAACCCGGACAAAGTGTACCCCGAGTGGTACAACGTCCTCATGGCCTCTTGGATATTCTTCGGCCTGGCCTGGTTGGCGCTTGTCATTAACCACTGCATTGACATCCTGGAGAGGTTCAACAGGTATGTCAAACTGCGGTGGGGGGGTTGCAAGCAGGAGGAACGGGAGAACCACGACACACAGCCGGAAGGGGAAGATGAGCTCAAGCAGCCGCCTTCAACTCAGTAA